One window from the genome of Solea solea chromosome 2, fSolSol10.1, whole genome shotgun sequence encodes:
- the LOC131446397 gene encoding FERM and PDZ domain-containing protein 4-like isoform X2, producing the protein MYSTHQEQNMGIDRLDSYGDDILIYHKNKTSGWPPPSFGTWAGLHGPPYSWDSMSSTRDERDCLTNQVSQSSSLEEVHLDGIPPAPRLVEMRRDPVLGFGFVAGSEKPVVVRSVTPGGPSEGKLLPGDEIIMINDEPVSSAPRERVIDLVRSCKESIMLTVVQPYPSPKSAFISAAKKAMLKSNPVKVRFAEEVIINGQVPNPVKDNSLLFMPNVLKVYLENGQTKSFRFDSSTSIKDVILTLQEKLSIKCIEHFSLMLEQRMESSGSKLLLLHEQEMLTQVTRRSGSDKMKCFFRISFVPRDPVELLRRDAVAFEYLYVQSCNDVVLERFGPELKYDAALRLAALQMYILTMTTRQSQKVSLKYIQKEWGLPVFLPPAVLTTMKEKNIRKALTHILKTNQNLVPPGKKLTALQAKVHYLRYLSELRLYGGREFKSILLQGEKQTEVMLLVGPRYGISHVINARTNLVALLADFSHVNRIEILTEDDTNVRLELHVLDVRPITLIMESSDAMNLACLTAGYYRLLVDSRRSIFSMARCNSTGGDDTSQDRVLEWPYSTSLGENEELSLSQGEVNNRDSAFPDNRQKENRNSISPYFHELQNPDNRDLGTRRSPLPPPPPPATRHKPQDSPRSAKVSFIFGGDQPLNPSKNAGYKRLLESPEVPEHKPLCLHNNTDFQPQDMAPCQFSGLTHVYSNIITEGGGEEPLLRDLFYHDTTDDAEDDDDASCEEDSTGGTPVSDDRGGGDENCGNQGGVRTTAATFLALSGSTDDIIDLTSLPPPEGDDGVDEDEDDTLLQTLNHAIAAPPPGFRDSSDEDAAPEGRPLSTRDNDDIPVSLIDAIPTHGEGEGTRGGERRLENSVINTLQALEALSVSEQAPPPPPPNSNNRGVFTSRGFSPGSSSDSGNETNSSEMTEISELAATHRLSESHMRLLVATREGYQPLIEEKTEFPVSPRTGGTTQKKPSPARHLQPPAVPPRRSPQLDTTSSGQDSLDVRSQTNLSSTLQRPSSTTPGGKHHKKSADSSGKYNTFSTREGQRGSSSHFDLDQRTSFCERGESPGRQNSFVAENSGANSLPLDHHRIPHHPSSTSDQLSNAVNLGDCGTDNGAVPVEQDEHLVVASLLSPTKSPTAAVSDQGSDIQNNHQPISRQQSVARLCEYHLAKRISSLQGEAHSSLQGSLCSSLDAGGSTNSSACATPTDSPLGSGVVESKHLHSQRGPLSSSSSSLFRVLNYEESKSGIPHSIPGQSMQGKDLHPHADPALLRKMLPNIHPPAGGEPGRPSSATPLKHKETTSSANKKPFNDLHAKQQPCFKGLNQKEGSEAYRQLINYLTVSQMHQGGKLHSAGMGGAVKKDTRRFITSNPQLVEMVRNRGNTIARCPCMPSSISSPFLNPNVVNPNAVTMQLANRSLRSYHSATLPAKLKRGSDMQAHRPNESLHFRAATAERRNSLSGLESELEMSGVDPEHALSLYKTEGFMTNDGAFIAGGSRDGGATCNRPPRRSKSQPSGSSEEWLKSDPRSPHSRPNDSLCFSAASNLSGQRAELNTLSLGRGDHPSAFIRQASTRRDCLTSPTPNLQSPPPPPPPPPTLSIPLQVNTSSRNSAFTQDPIHSIQSRQNQNHIQAPSPNLPQTDPFGNNLQRGRELKRSSSNVTASSGSVEVPFEKPTRSRSQQPLLPSMPQQGDTKVQRRPTRKRLSKSYSQGSVSSHTTCWSTGSTLDRRASVAFPLQKDTKHMKGSQKLDTSPWRCNGPFSYCFFKRKTEGEEDETEWERPRRSRGEKSIDINGGTVSAISPCGSVVDAAGEQLYGEVLNNMSFSDRLGRINALKDHMYSFPSGFTDVRRDSSELIALVRSSIGRCDRGPQMPVQDVSQYKQLLSVESKELGRACRRMAQAHSSPEEMLLAVTCSFQVLCCLCEACMCLVRGLGASAPHQQREVVAKVDEVVMNYICLLKAAEAATVGAPGEHSVKALVRHSSTMSAIANALTRSLKTLLSK; encoded by the exons ATGTATTCAACCCATCAAGAGCAGAACATGGGGATCGATCGGCTGGATTCTTACGGCGATGACATCCTCATCTA CCATAAGAACAAGACGTCAGGCTGGCCACCTCCTAGCTTTGGCACGTGGGCCGGACTGCATGGGCCTCCGTACAGCTGGGACAGCATGAGCAGCACCAGAGACGAGCGTGACTGCCTCACCAA CCAAGTGTCACAGAGCAGTTCCCTGGAGGAGGTTCACCTGGATGGCATCCCTCCTGCCCCTCGCCTAGTAGAGATGAGACGTGACCCAGTCCTGGGCTTCGGCTTTGTGGCGGGCAGTGAGAAACCGGTGGTGGTCCGCTCCGTCACGCCAG gtggccCATCAGAGGGGAAGCTGTTGCCAGGCGATGAGATCATCATGATTAATGATGAGCCTGTCAGCTCAGCTCCAAGAGAACGGGTCATCGACCTGGTCAG AAGCTGCAAAGAATCCATCATGCTGACTGTTGTCCAGCCCTATCCT TCCCCGAAATCAGCGTTCATCAGTGCAGCCAAGAAAGCCATGCTCAAGTCCAATCCAGTCAAAGTGCGCTTTGCAGAGGAGGTGATCATAAATGGCCAGGTTCCA aACCCAGTGAAGGACAACTCTCTTCTGTTCATGCCAAACGTCTTGAAGGTTTACCTGGAGAACGGGCAGACAAAGTCTTTCCGCTTCGACAGCAGTACCTCCATCAAG GATGTGATTCTGACCCTGCAAGagaagctgtcaatcaaatgcATCGAGCACTTCTCCCTCATGTTGGAACAGAGGATGGAAAGCTCTGGAAGCAAATTGCTTCTCCTGCACGAGCAGGAGATGCTTACTCAG GTGACCCGGAGATCCGGCTCCGACAAGATGAAGTGTTTCTTCAGAATCAGCTTCGTGCCGAGGGACCCGGTGGAGCTGCTCCGCAGAGACGCCGTGGCGTTTGAATATCTCTATGTGCAG AGTTGTAACGATGTGGTGCTGGAGCGATTCGGCCCGGAGCTCAAGTACGACGCCGCTCTGCGATTGGCTGCACTGCAGATGTACATCCTCACCATGACAACACGACAGAGCCAGAAGGTCTCGCTGAAATATATCCA AAAGGAGTGGGGTCTGCCAGTGTTCTTGCCTCCTGCTGTGCTGACCACCATGAAGGAGAAAAACATCAGGAAGGCTCTGACACACATCCTTAAAACCAACCAGAACCTTGTGCCTCCAGGGAAGAAA CTGACTGCTTTGCAGGCCAAGGTACATTACCTGAGGTACCTCAGCGAACTCAGACTCTACGGAGGGAGGGAGTTCAAATCAATACTTTTG CAAggggagaaacagacagaggtGATGCTGCTCGTGGGCCCACGTTATGGCATCAGTCATGTCATCAATGCACGCACCAACCTGGTGGCCCTGTTAGCCGACTTCAGCCACGTCAACCGCATCGAGATCCTCACCGAGGACGACACCAATGTCCGGCTGGAGCTACATGTTCTGGACGTCAGG CCCATCACACTCATCATGGAGTCAAGTGATGCAATGAACCTGGCCTGCCTAACAGCAGGCTACTATCGCCTCCTAGTGGACTCAAGGAGATCTATCTTCAGCATGGCCCGCTGTAACAGCACTGGAGGGGATGACACAA GTCAGGATCGTGTCCTGGAGTGGCCCTACAGCACATCTCTGGGGGAAAATGAGGAGCTTTCCCTCAGCCAAGGAGAGGTTAACAACAGAGACTCTGCATTTCCAGACAACAGGCAGAAAGAGAACAGAAACAGCATCTCTCCTTACTTTCACGAACTGCAAAACCCTGACAATAGAGACCTAGGGACCCGGAGAAGTCCgctgccacctcctcctcccccggcTACCAGACACAAACCTCAAGACTCACCTCGGAGTGCCaaagtgtcttttatttttgggGGGGACCAACCCTTGAACCCGTCTAAGAACGCAGGCTATAAGCGACTGTTGGAGAGTCCGGAGGTACCTGAGCACAAACCGCTCTGCttgcacaacaacacagacttTCAGCCACAGGACATGGCGCCATGTCAGTTCAGCGGTCTGACACATGTGTATAGTAACATCATCACTGAGGGAGGTGGTGAGGAGCCACTCCTAAGAGACCTATTTTATCATGACACGACAGATGATGcagaggacgatgatgatgctTCCTGTGAGGAAGACTCCACTGGGGGGACACCAGTGAGTGACGATAGAGGAGGTGGAGATGAAAACTGTGGTAATCAAGGTGGGGTGCGTACCACGGCCGCTACCTTCCTCGCGCTTTCTGGTTCCACCGACGACATCATCGACCTGACATCACTCCCTCCTCCCGAGGGAGATGACGGCGTAGATGAAGACGAAGATGACACACTGCTGCAGACGCTCAACCATGCGATTGCAGCTCCACCACCGGGTTTTCGGGACAGTTCAGATGAGGACGCCGCACCTGAGGGAAGACCACTAAGCACGCGGGACAATGATGACATCCCAGTGTCGTTAATTGATGCCATACCAACACATGGGGAGGGGGAAGGAACCAGGGGAGGGGAGAGACGACTGGAGAACTCAGTCATAAACACTCTACAGGCACTGGaggctctgtctgtctctgaacAGGCAcctcccccaccaccccccaaCAGTAACAATCGAG GTGTTTTCACGTCACGAGGCTTTAGCCCAGGGTCATCCTCAGATTCTGGAAATGAGACCAACTCCTCAGAGATGACTGAAATCTCTGAACTGGCTGCTACTCACAGACTCAGCGAGAGCCACATGCGCCTTCTGGTGGCCACGAGGGAAGGATACCAACCATTAATTGAGGAGAAAACTGAGTTCCCTGTCTCACCTAGGACAGGAGGGACAACACAGAAGAAACCTAGTCCGGCACGGCACCTTCAACCTCCGGCAGTTCCTCCGAGACGGAGTCCTCAATTAGACACCACTTCATCGGGGCAGGACAGCTTGGACGTGAGATCCCAGACTAACCTCTCATCCACTCTGCAGCGGCCAAGTTCCACCACACCAGGAGGCAAGCATCACAAAAAGTCTGCAGATTCCAGTGGGAAGTACAACACTTTCAGCACACGGGAAGGGCAGCGGGGCAGTAGTAGCCATTTTGACTTGGACCAACGCACTTCATTTTGTGAGAGAGGGGAAAGTCCAGGAAGACAAAATTCGTTTGTGGCAGAAAATTCTGGAGCAAACAGTCTACCCCTTGATCACCACAGAATTCCCCATCATCCCTCCTCAACCTCTGATCAGCTCTCAAATGCCGTTAACTTGGGGGACTGTGGCACAGACAATGGTGCTGTGCCTGTTGAGCAAGACGAACATCTAGTTGTAGCATCATTGTTGTCTCCAACCAAAAGTCCCACAGCAGCAGTGTCTGACCAGGGATCTGACATACAAAACAACCATCAGCCAATTTCTAGACAGCAGAGTGTCGCCCGTTTGTGTGAGTACCACCTCGCCAAAAGGATTTCGAGTTTGCAAGGAGAAGCCCACAGTTCACTCCAGGGTTCTCTCTGCTCATCACTGGATGCTGGTggcagcacaaacagcagtgcCTGTGCAACTCCGACTGACTCACCACTTGGCTCGGGTGTAGTTGAATCAAAGCACCTCCATTCACAAAGGGGCCCACTTTCcagttcctcctcctcgttaTTCAGGGTGCTTAACTATGAGGAAAGCAAATCCGGAATCCCTCACAGCATCCCTGGTCAGAGTATGCAAGGAAAAGACCTCCACCCTCACGCAGACCCTGCCCTTCTTCGGAAAATGCTACCCAACATTCACCCCCCTGCTGGGGGTGAACCAGGCCGACCCTCCTCAGCCACACCATTAAAGCATAAAGAAACCACAAGTAGTGCAAACAAGAAGCCCTTTAATGATCTGCATGCTAAACAACAGCCCTGTTTTAAAGGGCTGAACCAGAAGGAAGGCAGTGAGGCTTACAGACAACTGATTAACTATCTGACAGTCAGCCAGATGCACCAGGGAGGGAAGCTGCACAGTGCAGGCATGGGAGGGGCAGTGAAAAAGGACACTAGGCGCTTTATCACAAGCAACCCTCAGCTTGTTGAAATGGTGAGGAATCGGGGCAACACCATTGCTCGCTGCCCATGTATGCCTTCCTCAATTTCATCCCCATTCCTCAACCCAAATGTAGTAAACCCTAACGCTGTAACTATGCAACTGGCAAATAGAAGTCTACGGTCTTACCACTCAGCCACACTTCCTGCTAAACTCAAGAGAGGTTCTGACATGCAAGCTCACAGACCAAATGAAAGTCTACATTTTAGAGCCGCTACTGCAGAGAGAAGAAACTCCCTCTCTGGCCTGGAGAGTGAGTTAGAGATGAGTGGTGTTGACCCAGAGCACGCTCTGTCCCTTTACAAGACAGAGGGCTTTATGACTAATGATGGGGCATTCATCGCAGGTGGAAGCCGTGATGGTGGTGCAACCTGTAACCGTCCCCCTCGTCGGTCAAAAAGCCAACCTAGTGGCAGTTCAGAGGAGTGGTTAAAATCAGACCCAAGGTCTCCTCATTCTCGTCCCAATGATTCTCTATGTTTCTCAGCTGCCTCCAATCTAAGTGGTCAACGAGCAGAACTCAACACCCTCTCACTGGGAAGGGGAGACCACCCATCAGCTTTTATCAGACAGGCATCTACAAGGAGAGATTGTCTTACATCTCCAACTCCCAATCTACagtctccacctcctcccccaccacctcctcctacTTTGTCTATACCTTTGCAAGTCAACACTAGCTCCAGAAATTCAGCCTTCACACAAGATCCAATCCATTCCATCCAGTCCCGGCAGAATCAGAACCACATCCAAGCCCCTTCCCCAAACCTACCACAGACTGATCCCTTTGGCAACAACCTACAAAGAGGTAGGGAGCTCAAACGCAGCTCCAGCAATGTCACTGCCAGTTCTGGTAGCGTTGAAGTTCCATTTGAGAAGCCAACCCGAAGCAGGAGTCAGCAGCCCTTGTTGCCATCTATGCCCCAACAAGGTGACACCAAAGTCCAGCGGAGGCCAACAAGGAAGAGGCTCTCCAAGAGCTATTCCCAAGGTTCTGTGTCTTCCCATACCACATGTTGGTCTACAGGCAGTACGTTAGATAGAAGGGCATCGGTGGCATTTCCATTGCAGAAAGACACTAAACACATGAAAGGCTCTCAAAAACTGGACACTAGTCCCTGGAGATGCAATGGACCTTTTAGCTATTGTTTCTTTAAACGTAAGACTGAGGGTgaagaggatgagactgagtgGGAGAGGCCCAGACGAAGCCGTGGTGAGAAGAGTATTGATATTAATGGTGGCACTGTGTCAGCCATATCACCCTGTGGCTCAGTGGTGGATGCAGCTGGAGAGCAGCTATATGGCGAGGTCCTCAATAACATGAGCTTTAGTGACCGTCTTGGACGAATCAATGCACTCAAAGACCACATGTATAGCTTCCCATCCGGCTTCACTGATGTTCGCCGTGATTCCAGTGAGCTTATTGCGCTGGTAAGATCCAGCATTGGTCGCTGTGATCGTGGACCGCAGATGCCGGTCCAGGATGTGTCCCAGTACAAGCAGCTCCTCTCAGTTGAGTCAAAAGAATTGGGCCGGGCATGTAGGAGGATGGCACAAGCACACAGTAGCCCAGAGGAAATGCTGCTAGCTGTAACGTGTAGCTTCCAGGTGCTATGCTGTCTGTGTGAAGCTTGCATGTGTCTGGTTAGAGGGCTCGGAGCCTCGGCTCCACACCAACAGAGAGAAGTTGTGGCAAAGGTTGACGAGGTTGTTATGAACTATATTTGTTTGCTCAAAGCAGCCGAGGCTGCCACAGTGGGAGCACCAGGGGAGCACAGCGTGAAAGCCCTGGTTCGCCACTCCAGTACCATGTCGGCCATTGCTAACGCACTCACCCGCTCCCTTAAAACGCTGCTCAGCAAGTAG